A region of Myxococcus stipitatus DSM 14675 DNA encodes the following proteins:
- a CDS encoding TetR/AcrR family transcriptional regulator: MSSDPRTAILDAAGEIFVRYGFKKASVEDIARKAGVGKGSIYLHFESKEALFEACARKGHAEALADLKEMVRSRPTPTEQLRAYIHYCIRPQCWSPTGQRIELATLVEIGEQAKQLIPGMVVEETDILTAVLEKGIAAGEFSVAEPRQVARGLVELMYCVGIESTTREPEAQRQRALEACFEVWLQGLSVARSPKG; this comes from the coding sequence ATGAGTTCTGACCCGCGTACCGCCATCCTCGATGCCGCCGGCGAGATCTTCGTCCGGTACGGCTTCAAGAAGGCCTCTGTCGAGGACATCGCCCGCAAGGCCGGTGTCGGCAAGGGCAGCATCTACCTGCACTTCGAGAGCAAGGAGGCGCTCTTCGAGGCCTGCGCCCGGAAGGGGCATGCGGAGGCCCTCGCGGACCTGAAGGAGATGGTCCGTTCCCGGCCCACCCCCACGGAGCAGCTCCGCGCGTACATCCACTACTGCATCAGGCCGCAGTGCTGGTCCCCGACGGGTCAGCGCATCGAGTTGGCGACGCTCGTGGAGATTGGAGAGCAGGCGAAGCAGCTCATCCCAGGGATGGTGGTGGAGGAGACGGACATCCTCACGGCCGTCCTCGAGAAAGGCATCGCCGCCGGGGAGTTCTCGGTGGCCGAGCCGCGGCAGGTGGCTCGGGGGCTCGTCGAGCTCATGTACTGCGTAGGCATCGAATCCACGACGAGGGAACCCGAGGCCCAGCGCCAGCGGGCCTTGGAGGCCTGCTTCGAAGTCTGGCTCCAAGGTCTCTCCGTGGCCCGAAGCCCCAAGGGCTGA
- a CDS encoding efflux RND transporter periplasmic adaptor subunit, whose translation MKKPLTAVVVVAAVVVGCGGASASPSPASATPVVQKPVGVKVVAPAPQLEARVLQATGSVRARQEATLSAEATGPLTRVTVDVGDTVKRGQVLAQVDTTNARLAVSQARASRGAAEAALEGAKLDVERARVLAQSGSLPRASLEKAEVSFRQAQAQAEQAAAALDSAQEAVRDATLTAPFDGVITSRAHNEGDYMSPGTALFGIVNPQSLEVRAPVPEAFVDRVKVGAVVKGSLNPSGAPFEAKVRSLGAVVDPQTRTVEVLAEVLPSQSQGTTLRAGALVELDFSGTLSSSEAGGQAGLFLPSQAVHARGQQGFVWVVQEGKAQRRDVQVERVLPGFVRVVRGLGLDERVVADVSLPLQDGTSLQVVQ comes from the coding sequence ATGAAGAAGCCTTTGACTGCAGTGGTGGTGGTGGCGGCGGTGGTGGTCGGATGTGGTGGCGCGAGTGCCTCGCCGTCTCCGGCGTCCGCCACACCGGTGGTCCAGAAGCCCGTGGGGGTGAAGGTCGTGGCTCCCGCGCCTCAGTTGGAGGCGCGGGTCCTCCAGGCCACGGGCAGCGTACGTGCCCGGCAGGAAGCCACGCTGAGCGCCGAGGCCACGGGCCCGCTCACCCGCGTCACCGTGGACGTGGGTGACACCGTGAAGCGAGGCCAGGTGCTCGCGCAGGTTGACACCACGAACGCGCGGCTCGCCGTGAGTCAGGCGAGGGCCTCGCGGGGGGCGGCGGAGGCCGCGCTGGAGGGGGCGAAGCTCGACGTGGAGCGGGCGAGGGTGCTCGCGCAGTCCGGCAGCCTCCCTCGGGCGTCGCTCGAGAAGGCCGAGGTGAGCTTCCGACAAGCGCAGGCCCAGGCCGAGCAGGCCGCCGCGGCGCTCGACAGCGCGCAGGAGGCGGTGCGGGATGCCACGCTCACCGCGCCCTTCGACGGTGTCATCACGAGCCGCGCGCACAACGAAGGCGACTACATGTCGCCGGGCACGGCCCTCTTCGGGATCGTCAATCCCCAGTCCTTGGAGGTGCGCGCGCCGGTGCCCGAGGCCTTCGTGGACCGCGTGAAGGTGGGCGCTGTTGTCAAAGGCTCACTCAATCCCTCCGGGGCTCCGTTCGAGGCGAAGGTGCGGAGCCTGGGGGCCGTCGTCGATCCTCAGACGCGCACCGTGGAGGTCCTCGCGGAGGTCCTGCCCTCGCAATCCCAGGGCACGACGCTGCGCGCGGGGGCGCTGGTGGAGCTCGACTTCTCGGGCACGCTCTCCTCCAGCGAGGCGGGTGGGCAGGCGGGGCTCTTCCTTCCTTCGCAAGCCGTCCATGCCCGAGGCCAGCAGGGCTTCGTCTGGGTGGTCCAGGAAGGCAAGGCCCAGCGCCGAGACGTCCAGGTGGAGCGGGTGCTGCCCGGCTTCGTCCGGGTGGTGCGGGGGCTCGGGCTGGACGAGCGCGTCGTCGCCGACGTGAGTCTGCCTTTGCAGGACGGCACCTCGCTCCAGGTCGTTCAGTAG
- a CDS encoding efflux RND transporter permease subunit: MLKTFIKHSVFTVMLMAAVVVFGLYAYPRIGVDQYPNVDIPYVTVTTVLPGADPASMEETVTDPLEEALNTLNGVDEIDSISLENVSQITIAFKLDTNVNTAAQDVRDRVQATLRALPDGIETPIVEKFDIGAAPILTLSLTGSLTIEELTRVAKDVVKPVLQSQQGVGSIDVVGGREREIHLVVDPQRLRGYGLAIGDVSQSLQAQSLDVPGGRVTQGGRERVVRLAAEARSVEEIGNVIIASPQGTPVRVRDVAAVVDGAQEARGLARSDTGPALALVVRKQSGANTVQVAEGVKESLAELNASLPQGVSVTPVSDNSTTIRSSIHAVQEDMLVGGVLSVLIVLLFLRNLRSTLVSAIALPVSVIGTFAVMALLGFTFNIITMLALTLSIGLLIDDAIVVIENIVRHLEEGKTPMQAALEGTQQIVIAVLAVTLAIVAVFVPVAFMEGMVGQFFYQFGVTVAVAVLISYGVSMTLTPMLSSRWLKAHGHAPTNKVSAAIERVLVGLENGYRRILDGVLKRRGLTIGVAVSVLVLTLGMASFLKFTFIPPPDNSAVRVTVELPVGSTLHDTEQELGRVAAQVRTLEGVRETFSTAGGGALEEVHKGEVLVNLVPRKARSFDQTEFKARLRGALAQRPGVQLSVQDAGEGGGGRNQEVQFVLRGSNWEQLIAASEKMLASVKSNPGLTDVDSTYRSGKPQFDVRIDRERAAQLGVPAAEVGQALRAYLGRDEFMKYREGGETYDVKLRLPESTLASEEALGQLTVRAAGGQLVELRNVAAITPADGPVQIDRQKQKRQITLLANLAPGYSLGEAMAFVTEQAARDLPAGVEGGFAGNAKELDKTAVAFGTALGLGILLLYMILAAQFGSYIHPFTIMLSLPFALIGAFGALLVSGHALSMFALIGVIMLMGLVVKNGILLVDFTQQLRDAGKSAKEALLQAAPVRLRPILMTTIAMVAGMVPVALAQGDGAEMRVPMALVIIGGLISSTVLTLVVVPVVYSLLDGLVARAQRRRHTPSLVVVEAPATASRLEEGAL; encoded by the coding sequence ATGCTCAAGACCTTCATCAAACACTCTGTCTTCACCGTCATGCTGATGGCGGCGGTGGTTGTCTTCGGCCTCTATGCCTATCCGCGAATCGGCGTCGACCAGTACCCGAACGTCGACATCCCCTACGTCACGGTGACCACCGTGCTGCCGGGCGCGGACCCGGCCTCCATGGAGGAGACCGTCACCGACCCGCTCGAGGAGGCGCTCAACACCCTCAACGGCGTGGATGAGATTGACTCCATCAGCCTGGAGAACGTGAGTCAGATCACCATCGCCTTCAAGCTGGACACGAATGTGAACACCGCGGCCCAGGACGTGAGAGATCGCGTGCAGGCCACGCTGCGCGCGCTCCCGGACGGAATCGAGACGCCCATCGTCGAGAAGTTCGACATCGGCGCGGCGCCCATCCTCACGTTGTCGCTCACCGGCTCGTTGACCATCGAGGAGTTGACGCGGGTGGCGAAGGACGTGGTGAAGCCCGTGCTCCAGAGTCAGCAGGGGGTGGGCAGCATCGACGTGGTCGGCGGACGCGAGCGGGAGATCCACCTGGTCGTCGACCCGCAGCGGCTGCGTGGCTACGGGCTGGCCATTGGCGACGTGAGCCAGTCACTCCAGGCGCAGAGCCTGGACGTGCCCGGGGGCCGAGTCACCCAGGGCGGCCGTGAGCGCGTCGTCCGGCTGGCGGCCGAGGCGCGCAGCGTGGAGGAGATTGGAAACGTCATCATCGCCAGCCCCCAGGGCACGCCGGTGCGGGTGCGCGACGTGGCGGCGGTGGTGGATGGGGCCCAGGAGGCGCGAGGCCTGGCGCGCTCGGACACGGGCCCTGCCCTGGCGCTGGTGGTGCGCAAGCAGTCCGGCGCGAACACCGTGCAGGTCGCCGAGGGCGTCAAGGAGTCGCTCGCGGAGCTCAACGCGTCGCTGCCCCAAGGCGTCTCGGTGACTCCGGTCAGCGACAACTCCACGACCATCCGCTCCTCCATCCACGCGGTGCAGGAGGACATGCTGGTGGGCGGCGTGCTGTCGGTGCTCATCGTGCTGCTGTTCCTGCGCAACCTGCGCTCCACGCTCGTCTCCGCCATCGCGCTGCCTGTGAGCGTCATCGGCACCTTCGCGGTGATGGCGCTCCTGGGCTTCACCTTCAACATCATCACCATGCTGGCGCTGACGCTCTCCATCGGCCTGCTCATCGACGACGCCATCGTGGTCATCGAGAACATCGTCCGTCACCTGGAGGAGGGGAAGACGCCGATGCAGGCGGCGCTCGAGGGCACGCAGCAGATTGTCATCGCCGTGCTCGCGGTGACGCTCGCCATCGTCGCGGTGTTCGTCCCCGTGGCCTTCATGGAGGGGATGGTGGGCCAGTTCTTCTACCAGTTCGGCGTCACGGTGGCCGTGGCGGTGCTCATCTCCTACGGGGTGTCGATGACGCTCACGCCCATGCTCTCCAGCCGTTGGCTCAAGGCCCACGGGCATGCCCCCACCAACAAGGTGAGCGCCGCCATCGAGCGGGTGCTGGTGGGCCTGGAGAATGGCTACCGGCGCATCCTGGACGGCGTGCTGAAGCGGCGCGGCCTGACCATCGGGGTGGCCGTGAGCGTGCTCGTGCTGACGCTGGGCATGGCGTCCTTCCTCAAGTTCACCTTCATCCCGCCGCCCGACAACAGCGCCGTCCGCGTGACGGTGGAGCTGCCCGTGGGGTCCACGCTCCACGACACCGAGCAGGAGCTGGGCCGGGTCGCCGCGCAGGTGCGCACGTTGGAGGGCGTGAGGGAGACCTTCAGCACGGCGGGCGGCGGCGCGCTCGAGGAGGTGCACAAGGGCGAGGTGCTGGTGAACCTGGTTCCTCGCAAGGCGCGCTCCTTCGACCAGACGGAGTTCAAGGCGCGTCTGCGCGGAGCCCTGGCTCAGCGCCCGGGGGTGCAGCTCTCCGTCCAGGACGCCGGCGAAGGGGGCGGTGGCCGCAATCAGGAGGTGCAGTTCGTGCTGCGCGGCTCGAACTGGGAGCAGCTCATCGCCGCGAGCGAGAAGATGCTCGCCTCCGTGAAGTCGAACCCGGGGCTCACCGACGTCGACTCGACGTATCGCAGCGGCAAGCCCCAGTTCGACGTGCGCATCGACCGTGAGCGTGCCGCGCAGCTCGGGGTGCCGGCCGCGGAGGTCGGGCAGGCGCTGCGGGCCTACCTGGGCCGCGACGAGTTCATGAAGTACCGCGAGGGCGGTGAGACGTACGACGTGAAGCTGCGCCTGCCGGAGTCCACGCTGGCCTCCGAGGAGGCGCTGGGGCAGCTCACCGTGCGCGCCGCTGGCGGGCAGCTGGTGGAGCTGCGCAACGTGGCGGCCATCACTCCGGCTGACGGCCCGGTGCAGATCGACCGGCAGAAGCAGAAGCGGCAGATCACGCTGCTCGCGAACCTGGCGCCCGGCTACTCGCTGGGAGAGGCCATGGCCTTCGTCACGGAGCAGGCCGCGCGGGACCTGCCCGCGGGAGTGGAGGGGGGCTTCGCTGGCAACGCGAAGGAGCTCGACAAGACGGCCGTCGCGTTCGGCACCGCGCTGGGGCTGGGCATCCTGCTGCTCTACATGATCCTGGCGGCGCAGTTCGGCAGCTACATCCACCCGTTCACCATCATGCTCTCCTTGCCCTTCGCGCTCATCGGCGCCTTTGGCGCGCTGCTGGTGTCAGGCCATGCGCTGTCCATGTTCGCGCTCATCGGCGTCATCATGCTGATGGGCCTGGTGGTGAAGAACGGCATCCTGCTCGTCGACTTCACCCAGCAGCTTCGCGACGCGGGCAAGAGCGCGAAGGAGGCCCTGCTGCAAGCCGCGCCCGTGCGCCTGCGGCCCATCCTCATGACCACCATCGCGATGGTGGCCGGCATGGTGCCCGTGGCGCTCGCACAGGGAGATGGCGCCGAGATGCGCGTGCCGATGGCGCTGGTCATCATCGGCGGGCTCATCAGCTCCACGGTGCTGACGCTCGTCGTCGTGCCCGTCGTGTACTCACTGCTGGACGGACTCGTCGCGCGAGCCCAGCGCCGGCGGCACACGCCTTCCCTGGTGGTGGTCGAGGCTCCGGCCACCGCCAGCCGGCTCGAAGAGGGCGCGCTCTGA
- a CDS encoding TolC family protein: MLIPVLISGILLSQAPQLPLTSTQATEVLKTSDAKTPEHPLLTFAEALDLAEKQSPSIEATRARLQQAGELSAKAWADYLPSITANGTYTRFPRELSFSFPDAPEPIPFQKKNQLAGEVRAQQALLVPTLWPAIQNAYLGERAAGLTAENARRETLFAVARAYLGAASLRESLAVQEQLLDVRRGFERDAKSRYEVGDVERLALLRATLDRKEAEQEVVRGRNAYATAKSALASLIGRPVDFEVIPPRDAAVAIHTEAHDVAAAERAALERRPDAAAARLDVDLAQGTRTQVMLEYLPNLHATANYSLTNAAGLTGQSRTWTAGLALSWTLFDGGLREATLRESSGRIAEARANLRGTEELIRDEVRKARGELETAEANLSTAEERVKLAVESAHLAKESFDAGATTYLQVTDANATLASAQLSVVAESLNVQLSRLALARAMGLFDPTGHSLVKP; encoded by the coding sequence ATGCTCATTCCCGTTCTCATCTCAGGCATCCTGTTGTCACAGGCTCCCCAGCTCCCGCTCACTTCCACCCAAGCCACGGAGGTGCTGAAGACGTCCGACGCGAAGACGCCCGAGCATCCGCTGCTCACCTTCGCGGAGGCGCTCGACCTGGCGGAGAAGCAGAGCCCCAGCATCGAGGCCACCCGCGCGAGGCTCCAGCAAGCCGGGGAGCTGAGCGCCAAGGCGTGGGCCGACTACCTCCCCAGCATCACCGCGAACGGCACCTACACGCGCTTCCCGAGGGAGCTGTCGTTCTCCTTCCCGGATGCGCCCGAGCCCATTCCCTTCCAGAAGAAGAACCAGCTCGCGGGCGAGGTGAGGGCGCAGCAGGCCCTCCTGGTTCCGACACTCTGGCCGGCCATCCAGAATGCCTATCTCGGCGAGCGCGCCGCCGGGCTGACGGCCGAGAACGCTCGCCGTGAGACGCTGTTCGCCGTGGCGCGGGCCTATCTCGGGGCCGCGAGCCTGCGCGAATCCCTGGCGGTGCAGGAGCAGCTCCTCGACGTCCGCCGTGGCTTCGAGCGCGACGCCAAGAGCCGCTACGAGGTCGGGGACGTGGAGCGACTGGCGCTCCTGCGCGCGACATTGGACCGCAAGGAGGCGGAGCAAGAGGTCGTGCGTGGGCGCAATGCCTACGCGACCGCGAAGAGCGCCCTGGCATCGTTGATCGGCCGGCCCGTGGACTTCGAAGTCATCCCGCCTCGGGATGCCGCCGTCGCGATTCACACCGAGGCGCACGATGTGGCCGCCGCGGAGAGGGCTGCCCTGGAGAGGCGCCCCGATGCCGCCGCCGCGCGCCTGGACGTGGACCTGGCCCAGGGCACGCGGACGCAGGTGATGCTCGAGTACCTCCCCAACCTGCACGCCACGGCCAACTACTCGCTGACGAACGCCGCGGGCCTCACGGGGCAGAGTCGGACCTGGACCGCGGGGCTGGCGCTGTCATGGACACTCTTCGATGGCGGGCTGCGGGAGGCCACCCTGCGGGAGTCCTCCGGGCGAATCGCCGAGGCCCGCGCCAACCTGCGGGGCACCGAGGAGCTGATTCGCGACGAGGTGCGCAAGGCCCGCGGTGAGCTGGAGACCGCCGAGGCGAACCTCAGCACGGCCGAGGAGCGCGTGAAGCTCGCGGTGGAGAGCGCACACCTGGCCAAGGAGAGCTTCGACGCGGGGGCCACCACCTATCTCCAGGTGACGGATGCCAATGCCACCCTCGCCAGCGCCCAGCTCTCCGTCGTCGCCGAGTCTCTCAATGTCCAGCTCTCACGGCTGGCACTGGCGCGCGCGATGGGACTCTTCGACCCTACGGGCCATTCACTTGTGAAGCCCTGA
- a CDS encoding LamG domain-containing protein — protein MRPMYQYGAADVRYGQSAQLSGQCLLDLSGSSSYSVGFWLRPRAPIYDGKVLSSGSSWYVGLHGLLLTFSLPGMASRQVSALELRANEWQYVLVNFESTGSRAGNYSVYVDGTLLIEGSQSNITSSTSPFVLGMSCDAQYFNVAFWSAAKSGDELKPLWEVPAQGPTLAACYSFSDGTSTDVSGNNHTQASFSSGAQVLMLAPALRLVNGVAQPSPRDNLTVSADGGPFSVQSWFHLETPSAYQSESHTLFSCLDAVTNEGFTLGLQWDGVGYNLQCSGYVADGKRGWGHILQMPPGGWHHLAATYDGSTLTLYLDGVLDMEIPGVVQPTLTQPIWLFGAESTTQVDGGAAHDFQGHLQGAALWSRALSATEVQQYMSQDPSDAEGCVAYYAWNGIVLGNQVTGHPPVLLNTATPDIVVTPPSDSTPPPGSNLAAQQMLVADPPLPSAKWSFAEQVAFPSQTLLTKDQAENVLESLEPLVASLPESMRERIRSLARNNLYQGLARVGSSGSPPVGAFTGQVEGNQYVFYHHTRQGKVEAGRMELSVNTQCIGWIVTVVATAFSLILSAFGVGFVGARLVSPIQKAVSESTVLLNTVENVAKSSTQDAGNIIRILKAFYTAGTLGKIFGAVLTGSWWSLAINCGLLMLQVAALWATGGAYLAILIIELAANFALFVWALTQKPSNC, from the coding sequence ATGAGACCCATGTATCAGTACGGTGCCGCCGATGTCCGCTATGGGCAATCCGCCCAGCTGAGTGGGCAGTGCCTGCTGGACCTGAGTGGTAGTTCATCCTATTCGGTCGGCTTCTGGCTGCGCCCCCGCGCGCCCATCTATGACGGCAAGGTGCTGTCGTCCGGCTCGAGCTGGTACGTGGGACTGCATGGCCTTCTGCTGACGTTCAGCCTCCCGGGAATGGCCTCGCGTCAGGTCTCCGCTCTGGAGCTCCGGGCCAACGAGTGGCAATACGTCCTGGTCAACTTCGAGTCGACAGGCAGCCGCGCCGGCAACTACTCGGTGTATGTGGATGGGACGCTCCTCATCGAGGGGAGCCAGTCCAACATCACCTCGAGCACGTCGCCGTTCGTGCTCGGCATGAGCTGCGATGCGCAGTATTTCAACGTCGCCTTCTGGTCGGCGGCGAAGTCCGGGGATGAGCTCAAGCCGTTGTGGGAGGTCCCAGCGCAGGGCCCGACGCTCGCCGCCTGCTACAGCTTCAGTGACGGCACCAGCACGGATGTCTCTGGAAACAATCACACGCAGGCCAGCTTCTCGAGTGGCGCACAGGTGTTGATGCTGGCCCCGGCGCTGCGCCTGGTGAATGGCGTCGCGCAGCCTTCGCCCCGAGACAACCTGACGGTGTCCGCGGATGGGGGACCGTTCAGCGTCCAGTCGTGGTTCCACCTCGAGACGCCTTCCGCCTACCAATCGGAGTCGCACACGCTGTTCTCGTGCCTGGATGCCGTCACCAACGAAGGCTTCACCCTGGGCCTTCAGTGGGATGGTGTCGGCTACAACCTCCAGTGCAGCGGGTATGTCGCCGACGGCAAGCGGGGCTGGGGGCACATCCTGCAGATGCCACCCGGCGGCTGGCACCACCTGGCGGCCACCTATGATGGCAGCACGCTGACGCTCTATCTGGATGGCGTGCTGGACATGGAGATTCCGGGCGTGGTCCAGCCGACGCTGACGCAGCCCATCTGGCTGTTTGGCGCCGAGTCCACCACCCAAGTCGACGGTGGGGCCGCCCACGACTTCCAGGGCCACCTCCAGGGTGCGGCGCTCTGGTCCCGTGCGCTCTCGGCCACCGAGGTGCAGCAGTACATGTCGCAGGACCCGAGCGACGCGGAGGGCTGCGTCGCCTATTACGCGTGGAATGGCATCGTCCTGGGCAACCAGGTGACGGGCCATCCGCCGGTGCTCCTCAACACCGCTACACCAGACATCGTCGTCACGCCCCCGTCGGACTCCACGCCGCCTCCGGGGTCGAACCTGGCGGCGCAGCAGATGTTGGTGGCGGACCCGCCGCTGCCCTCGGCGAAGTGGAGCTTCGCGGAGCAGGTGGCCTTCCCCTCGCAGACGCTGCTGACGAAGGACCAGGCGGAGAACGTCCTCGAGTCGCTGGAGCCGCTGGTGGCCTCGCTGCCTGAGTCGATGCGGGAGCGGATCCGCTCACTTGCCCGGAACAACCTGTACCAGGGGCTCGCGCGAGTGGGGAGCTCGGGCAGCCCGCCCGTGGGAGCCTTCACGGGCCAGGTCGAAGGCAACCAGTATGTCTTCTACCACCACACGCGGCAGGGCAAGGTGGAGGCCGGCCGGATGGAGCTGAGCGTCAACACCCAGTGCATCGGGTGGATTGTCACCGTCGTCGCGACGGCCTTCTCGCTGATCCTGTCCGCGTTCGGCGTGGGCTTCGTGGGGGCGCGGCTCGTCTCGCCCATCCAGAAGGCCGTCTCGGAGAGCACCGTCCTGCTCAACACGGTGGAGAACGTGGCGAAGAGCTCCACCCAGGACGCTGGAAACATCATCCGGATCCTCAAGGCGTTCTACACCGCGGGAACCCTGGGGAAGATCTTCGGCGCCGTGCTGACGGGGAGCTGGTGGTCCCTCGCCATCAACTGCGGCCTGCTCATGTTGCAGGTCGCCGCGCTGTGGGCCACGGGCGGCGCGTACCTGGCCATCCTCATCATCGAGCTCGCGGCGAACTTCGCGCTCTTCGTCTGGGCCCTCACCCAGAAGCCGTCCAACTGCTGA
- a CDS encoding AMP-dependent synthetase/ligase: MADEHSSLSHMILDRARTSPQRVAFRVRRGDAYVDVSWSDVSPRIEAIAAGLLSAGPVDDGACISIVGNTSMASCLVDFAALTVGLKTVPVYASLLPEEVGYMHMDTGAQVIVVDDASQLDKVRAFRAGFTFFERTYSPADYTARAKVVVIHPAGLAPADDWESLEALEARGRARHAALEGEMRRRVSLLRREHVATYTYTSGTTGAPKAVIQTHDNMLAMLEDVAEAGMMDEAVREHGLFLFLPAAHSFGRMVEFSGPFFGAPLVMSSVPTLAADLAVGRPGFFPAAPRVFEKMMAKITSAIENERGLRRKLVGWALGVGRQVATRGIDGKPLPLWLAAQRGLADRLVLSKLRSRLGLDQASVLLSGAAPLRVDVQMFFLSLGLTVLEAYGLTETCPGLTINRKEKVRPGTVGIPFKRCVLKVGADGELLARGPNISRGYLNRPDATADSFDEEGWFRTGDLATIDADGFVRIIGRKKELLKTSGGKYIAPLKIEAQLKQHPLIQEAVVIGEGRHYCTALFALDTEILAEVARREGIPADPAHPRIDKVLKTLVAETNSGLASFESIKTFRVSPGPFTVDGGELTASLKVKRHAVVRKHAVLIESMYGAAESAH; encoded by the coding sequence ATGGCCGATGAACACTCGTCTCTTTCCCACATGATTCTCGACCGGGCGCGGACGTCGCCGCAACGCGTCGCATTCCGTGTGCGACGAGGCGATGCCTATGTCGACGTCTCCTGGTCGGACGTATCACCGCGAATCGAAGCCATCGCCGCCGGGCTGCTGAGCGCCGGCCCGGTGGACGACGGCGCCTGTATCAGCATCGTCGGAAACACCTCGATGGCCTCGTGTCTCGTCGACTTCGCCGCGCTGACCGTCGGCCTCAAGACAGTCCCTGTCTACGCGAGCCTGCTTCCAGAGGAAGTCGGCTACATGCACATGGACACCGGCGCACAGGTCATCGTCGTGGACGACGCGAGCCAGCTCGACAAGGTGCGAGCGTTCCGTGCGGGCTTCACGTTCTTCGAGCGGACCTACTCCCCCGCCGACTACACGGCTCGGGCGAAGGTGGTGGTCATCCATCCCGCGGGCCTGGCCCCCGCGGACGACTGGGAGAGCCTGGAGGCCCTGGAGGCCCGAGGGCGCGCCCGGCACGCGGCCTTGGAGGGTGAGATGCGCCGGCGTGTCTCCCTGCTTCGCCGGGAGCACGTGGCGACCTACACCTATACCTCGGGGACCACCGGGGCTCCGAAGGCGGTGATACAGACTCACGACAACATGCTGGCGATGCTCGAGGACGTCGCCGAGGCCGGCATGATGGATGAGGCGGTCCGCGAGCACGGCCTGTTCCTCTTCCTCCCCGCCGCGCACTCCTTCGGACGCATGGTGGAGTTCTCGGGCCCGTTCTTCGGCGCGCCCCTGGTCATGTCCTCCGTGCCCACGCTGGCGGCGGACCTCGCCGTGGGGCGTCCGGGGTTCTTCCCCGCGGCACCTCGGGTCTTCGAGAAGATGATGGCGAAGATCACGAGCGCCATCGAGAACGAGCGGGGCCTGCGGCGGAAGCTCGTCGGCTGGGCGCTGGGCGTGGGGCGACAGGTCGCGACCCGAGGCATCGACGGGAAGCCGCTCCCACTCTGGCTCGCGGCCCAGCGCGGACTGGCGGACCGGCTGGTGCTGTCGAAGCTGCGCTCACGCCTGGGATTGGACCAGGCCTCCGTCCTCCTCTCGGGCGCAGCGCCCTTGCGCGTCGACGTCCAGATGTTCTTCCTCTCCCTGGGGCTCACCGTCCTGGAAGCCTATGGGCTGACGGAGACGTGTCCGGGGCTGACCATCAACCGCAAGGAGAAGGTGCGCCCGGGGACGGTGGGCATCCCGTTCAAGCGGTGTGTGCTCAAGGTGGGCGCGGATGGAGAGCTCCTCGCGCGGGGGCCGAACATCTCGCGGGGCTACTTGAATCGCCCGGACGCCACGGCGGACTCCTTCGATGAGGAGGGGTGGTTCCGGACAGGAGACCTCGCCACCATCGACGCGGACGGGTTCGTCCGCATCATCGGGAGGAAGAAGGAGCTGCTCAAGACGAGCGGTGGGAAGTACATCGCGCCGCTGAAGATTGAAGCCCAGCTCAAGCAGCACCCGCTCATCCAGGAGGCCGTCGTCATCGGCGAGGGACGGCACTACTGCACGGCCCTGTTCGCGCTCGACACGGAGATCCTCGCCGAGGTGGCGCGCCGCGAGGGGATTCCCGCGGACCCCGCGCACCCACGCATCGACAAGGTCCTGAAGACCCTGGTCGCGGAGACGAACTCCGGCCTCGCGTCCTTCGAGAGCATCAAGACGTTCCGAGTCTCCCCCGGCCCGTTCACCGTGGATGGCGGCGAGCTCACCGCGTCGCTGAAGGTCAAGCGCCACGCCGTCGTCCGGAAGCACGCGGTGCTGATCGAGTCGATGTACGGCGCCGCGGAGTCCGCCCACTAA
- a CDS encoding AraC family transcriptional regulator — MQSHLLLGGGRALYVGRFHELPRHRFAANAVLVGLDDGFDLIDEEGRVEQHEAAFVRGWQWHALDFHGGRMAVLFLEPGVGLRHQVDATVLRTAVGEALSARKQEPWTELFQNALNLGPAPLTVDARIARVASLLSTSDEVPSDAGTLAQREGVSTSLVEHRFREQVGVPMGAYRAWHRMLGATTLALRGRNLTEVAHTAGFYDSAHFSRLFRSMFGLPPSKVFTHGLLGSVFEPRVPEVKR, encoded by the coding sequence ATGCAGAGCCACTTGTTGCTGGGCGGGGGACGAGCGCTGTACGTCGGCCGCTTCCACGAGCTGCCCAGACATCGGTTCGCCGCCAACGCCGTGCTGGTGGGGCTCGACGATGGGTTCGACCTCATCGACGAAGAGGGGCGCGTCGAGCAACACGAGGCCGCGTTCGTGCGCGGCTGGCAATGGCATGCACTCGACTTCCATGGCGGACGGATGGCGGTGTTGTTCCTGGAGCCCGGCGTCGGGCTCCGCCATCAGGTGGACGCCACCGTGTTGCGCACGGCCGTGGGAGAGGCCCTGTCCGCGCGGAAGCAGGAGCCCTGGACCGAGCTCTTCCAGAACGCGCTGAACCTGGGGCCCGCTCCGCTGACCGTCGACGCCCGCATCGCGCGGGTCGCGTCCCTCCTGTCCACCTCCGACGAGGTGCCCTCCGATGCGGGGACGCTGGCGCAGCGAGAAGGCGTCTCCACGTCGCTCGTCGAGCACCGGTTCCGGGAGCAGGTCGGCGTGCCGATGGGCGCCTATCGCGCCTGGCACCGGATGCTGGGGGCCACGACGCTCGCGCTCAGGGGGCGCAATCTCACCGAGGTCGCCCACACCGCGGGCTTCTATGACTCGGCCCACTTCTCACGGCTGTTTCGGAGCATGTTCGGCTTGCCGCCCTCGAAGGTCTTCACCCACGGGCTCCTGGGCTCCGTCTTCGAGCCCCGAGTCCCCGAGGTGAAGCGCTGA